Genomic DNA from Clostridium sp. BJN0013:
ACTTCTTGCTACTATCGGCGTTTGGTTATTAAGCTCATTTAGCTGGACTTTTAAAATGGTGGATATAGAACAATCCATACTTGCTAGTATAGGAAATGTAATTGCACCTTTGTTTGCTCCACTTGGATGGGATAACTGGAAAGCTGCTGTGGCTTCAATAACTGGATTAATAGCAAAAGAAAATGTTGTGGGAACTTTTGGTATTTTATATGGTTTTGCTGATGCGGGTGAAAATGGAGCGCAGGTTTGGGGGACTCTTCGATCGGCATTTACCCCTCTTTCAGCATATACATTCCTTATATTTAATTTATTATGTGCTCCTTGTTTTGCTGCCATAGGTGCTGTTCGTAATGAAATGGCTTCGGCAAAATGGACATGGGGTACTATTGGCTATCAGACCGTATTTGCCTATGTTATTGCATTGATTGTATATCAATTAGGTTCATTATTTACAGGTGGAGGTTTTGGCATAGGTACAGTTGTTGCTATTGCTTTAGTTTGTGTATTGATTTACCTCTTATTTAGAAAACCTGTTAAGGTTAATAATAAAGTTAGTGATTCTAAAAAACAGGAGGCGGTGGTATAATATGTCTACTGTCATAGTTGGAGTAATTTTATTTGGCATAATAGCATTTGCTGGATATAAAACTTATAAGTCTCACAAAGGAGGCAGCGGTTGTGGCTGTGGTTGCTCTGGCTGCGATAAATCTGAAGAACATTAAAATACAAAAACAGCTTGGTGTTGTGCCAAGTTGTTTTTGTATTTTAAAACTGAAATTAAATTATTATATTTAATAAAAACATAACAATTTTATGTACCATGTTATATTTATTATTGATAGTAAAATTTAATATCATTACATAACAATTAATATACCGTAAGAATTTTAAAACGGTAAATTTGAGAGTGTTATTATCATATTAATAAAAACGGCGGTAGGAAATTGATGTATTTTCTATTGCTGTTTTTGTTTTATTATAATTAAAAACATTATCTAAAATCGAGTAAATAAAATGTCAGAAACTCTTCAGGTATTTGGGGTAATGGGAGGAATCGTGGTGCGTCCCGACAGGGCGCATATTCTAGCAGGTGGAAATCCTGTCAAGGTAAGATTTAGCAAATCGCCTTGTATCGAGTCTTGGAGGTGTTGCGGTAACGTAACATTTTAAGCGTAGACAGAAAGCTAGCGAGGTAGAATTGACTGGGTGGTAATCCAGCAGTGAATGGGATTGAGCTTCGAAAACTTCTTGATGATGTGGCAGAAACGGTCACGGACGTGGAAAGCAATATTTGTTTGTGCGATAAAGCGAGTGCAAATAAACACATCCGGGGTCAGAGACCCTACCTAGCTAAGTATTGAGAATATGAGGAAACTCGGGGAGATCCTGAAAAGATTGAATAACACTGCATCTCCAGGTATTGATAAAGAAAGTTATAAAGTACATTTGGATGAAAATGTGAGTAATTTGCTAATCAAATTAAAGAAAGGTTGGTACAGACCTCAGCCAATAAAAAGACAGTATATACCTAAAGCAGGAAGTGATAAAATGAGATCACTTGGTATTCCTGTTTTAGAAGATAAAATAGTGCAAGGTGCTTTAGTTATTATTCTACAAAGTATTTATGAAGAAGATTTTCTTCCTATATCATTTGGGTTCAGACCCAATAAAAGTTGCCACGATGCATTGAAAAATCTAAGCAATGACATAATGAAGAAAAAAGTTTACAAAGGTAGTAGTTAAACACTGTAATAGAAATCTTCCACTAGGTCCAATATGGGAAAAAGTAAAAGATGAAGACTTAATACTGAAAGTTCTTGATCTTCAATTCTATTTGTTGATATTTCACCACTTTTACCATAAAAAATGAATGAATTAGCTGAGTTCCAATTTTCAACTACATTAAGTCCTTCATGTATCTCTATTCTCAATTCTTCTGAATTAAGGTATCCATCAACAGCTAAACTATATCCAAATTCATAATCTATAGCTGCCTTTTAATTTTTTATAGAAGAATAAAAATTATTTAAAAAATCTATAATATTATTTTTTGACACATACCATTTACTTGATAATACATTATTTTTACTATCACATGATGTAATATATATTTTGTTAGAAAATATAATTAAAGTTTGATAAGCTATTTTTGATGATGGTTTATTTACTATTTTTATTGAATATATATTACCCTCTAAATTATTTTCTGAATCATTTATTTCTGTTAAATTTAAAGAATTTAAAAATTTTAAGATAGTGTTTTTATCAGTACTATTTATAGATTTCATTTCACCTAATTTATATATGTAAATGGTATCTATATTTTTACTTAAAAAATTCTTGGTCGTATTATTTCTATTTATATACATTAAGCATAATAAAATACAAATTATTATACTTAATAAAAAAATTAAAATATATATTTTTTTCATATATACACCTATCAAATAAAATTTTATCATTAGAGGCAATACAAGCCGCCTTGTCATATACTGAAAAGCATATACCATAAAGTAACTAGTAAGCGTTTATTTTATCCAATTTATTGAAGATACTTTACACTTCATAACACAGCTGCTGGTATTAACCCTATTAGGAGTACCTACAACGAAAATCTTTTTACATACTAGTTTATATAGAAAATATAAACCCATATAAAATGTTTCAAACTATACCTATGTCCATTTTTATGTTCTTTTTTAACCATAACTATTTGAAATATAATACAAAAAAATATTAAACATATATATTCATAAAACAGTGATTTAATAGCTGTAACAAGCATAAACATTTCATCTCCAATCATTATAATTTTTAACTTTATAAAATATAACGATTTTAAAACATAAAATACTTCATAAAATGAATAGATTCGTATTCGGATTTTGAGCTTATAAAAACTAACACCATAAAATGTATACCTTAAATGGTGTTAGATGCTAAAGTTGCTCAATTTCCGAAACGAATTATAGGACGAAGCCACGGGGCAGTTACTATGGGGTTTCAATATCCCTCACATATCCTTAAGTTTAATATTTTCTTATATTTTAGCACAGAATTTAGAGTAAAACTGTAAGATACCCCTACAATTGTTGAATTTTCACTTAATCACATATGTACTTTCCCCCTCCCCATAGTTAATAAACTAATAACAATTTCCATAATCTATGCCGTTTTAGAATTTTTATCTGGTGGTCCCGAAATCCTCGGTTCTATTTTCCTCATGGTTACCATTTTGCCACTACAGCATGGACATTTATTTATATCTATTCCTGCAACTTTTAAAATAAACTCTGCTGTTGTTAAATTTAATTTAGCTTTGCTTTCACTCACCGGAGCTTTAAGAATCATCTTACATTTTTTAAGTTTTGTTCTACGGTTGCGATTACTTAAGATTCCATAATGTCTTATCTTAACAAATTTAGGTGGCAGCACATGCATTAAAAATCTACGTATGAATTCTTCAGCTGTAACTGTCATAACTTTTTCTTTATTATTATCCCGGTAATCTCTCCATTTAAAACTCACAAGTCCATTTTCAAGAGCAAGAATTCTGTTGTTTGAAATTGCAACCCTGTGTGTATATCTTCCTAAATATTCAAATACATGTTCACTGCTCTTAAATGGAGCTTTACAATAAACCACCCATTCTTTTTTATACAACTTGTCTAAAAAGCAGTGAAAAACATCCTTGTATTTTAAATCTTCAATACCGACAGTAAATTTTAATTTGGTATTGCTGTAGTATTCTTTTTTAAGATAGTATAAAAATTTTCCGCGAAATTTTGCAGACAGGACCTTAACAGGTATAAAAAAATCTTCCTTGGAATTAATCCACCTTACCCCATCAAAAGATATTCCGCCACCGGTAACTATACAATGAATATGGGGATGATTCATAAGATTTTGTCCCCAAGTATGCAGTATTGTTGTAAAACCTATTTCTGCACCAAGATACTTTGCATCCTTTGAAAGTTCCAGAAGAGTTTCTGATACAGACTTAAACAAAATAGAATACATCTCTTTCTGATTTGTAAGTACCAAAAAATTTAGTTCTTCAGGTATAGTGAATACAACATGAAAATATGGTACTGGTAATAAGTCATTTTTTCTATCTTCAATCCATTTTTCTTTTTTTAATGTCTGGCATTTAGGACAGTGTCTATCTCTACAAGAATTATAAGAAATTTTAATATGGCCGCATTCTTCACATTCATCCATGTGACCGCCTAACTTTGACGTCCTGCATGAGATAATATTCCAAATTACCTTTTTAATGTGGAATGGCAGTTTATATTCTTTCCAGTACTCCCTTAGAACTTGAAGATTTAATTCTGATAAAAGTGAATATCGATCTTTTTTACATTTACCCTGCCTTATAAATATTTGCATATTTTTACTGTCTATATCTGTTACTTTGAGATTGCAAACCTCACTTACTCTTAATCCTGCAGAATAAATTGTCATAAAAATTGCCTTGTGTTTAATATTTGGGGCAGCATCAAAAATAGCTTTTATCCCTTCAGGCGATAATACAACAGGTAACCTTCTACATTCTTTTATTCTCGGGATTTTATTAATATCCCAGGTCCGGTTTAAAACTTTTGTATATAAAATTTTAAGGGCTGTATAAATTGAACCTACAGATCCTTCTGTCAAACATCTTTTTGTGATACAATAGTGTAAATACTCTTGTATTTCTTTTTCACCCAATAAATTAGGTGATTTTTTATGGTATTTTGCAAAATTGCCAACGTGATTAATATAATATTTTGTAGTAATTGGACTGTACCCTTTCAAATCCATATAGATTTTCATTTGTTTTCTTAATTCTGACATGATAACACTCCTCAATTATTTTGATTTTTGTCCTAAAATAATAATAATTGAAGTGTTCATGATAATAAAGTGGTATTTAGATAAAAATAAATACCACTTTTAAAATACATATCTTTAGATTTTACCACAGAAGTTTAAATTACTTACAACGCAGCCACCACTTAATAGTGGTTTCGTTCTAATTTACAATTACGAATTAATACATAACCACCCATATCAAGATTATACTAAACATAGAAAAATAATTAAACCGCAAACTCATTTACATTTTAAGGAATTGAGTTTGCGGTTTATCGTAGCTACCCTAGGATTGACCCAATTACATTAAATGGACAATTATACTCTCATTGGCTCTTCCCATATTAATGCTAATCTTTTATATGAGTACTTCATCATCAACTTACTAATTGAGTGATAAATTGTTGATCGAATTTTCGGACAAGAGATCCATTACAGTTAAGTAAACTAGCCCATTGCCTTCAAGTTTGGGGGAACTTCCCAATGGTAATGTTCTTTTTATTAATTGGGCATAAAGTTCAGCCTCCGTGAGATTTCGTTCGAAGCTTGTATTGACCAGCATTTTTATCAGAGCCAGTGCCCCCGAAACATGAGGTGCAGCCATGGAGGTTCCACTCAACCTAGCATAAGTTCCATTCAAATAGGTTGATAAAATTTCCTCTCCAGGAGCTACTAAATCTATTTCATTGTTAGAATTTGAAAAATCGGAAGAGCGTCTTTGCAAGTCAATTGCACCTACACTTATCACTTCATTATAACAACCGGGATAGTCAAACTCATTTGTTGATTCATCGCCATCACCAGCATTTCCTGCCGCACAAACCACTAGAATGTTGTTGTTGACAGCTTTTTGAATGGCTTCATGTAGTTCAGGAACATCCTCTGGCCCTCCAAGCGACATGGAGATAATATCAGCTTTTTGTTCTATTGCATAGTTAATCCCATTAATAATCCATTCGTATTGACCAGAACCATCTTCATCAAGAACCTTGATAATAAGTAGATTAGCTTCAGGGGCTACCCCTACAATACCAGTATTGTTTTCTATTGCAGCGATGGTTCCTGCAACATGGGTACCATGGCCATTGTAATCCTCGTATACATCGATGTTACCCCCATCATCGTTGGTGAAATTTCTTCCGCCGACAATTCGTTCTTTTAAGTCGGGGTGGGTAGTATCGCAGCCAGTATCCAATACGGCAACTGTGATACCTTTTCCTTTTGTTTGATCCCAG
This window encodes:
- a CDS encoding FeoB-associated Cys-rich membrane protein, which produces MSTVIVGVILFGIIAFAGYKTYKSHKGGSGCGCGCSGCDKSEEH
- a CDS encoding IS91 family transposase, translating into MSELRKQMKIYMDLKGYSPITTKYYINHVGNFAKYHKKSPNLLGEKEIQEYLHYCITKRCLTEGSVGSIYTALKILYTKVLNRTWDINKIPRIKECRRLPVVLSPEGIKAIFDAAPNIKHKAIFMTIYSAGLRVSEVCNLKVTDIDSKNMQIFIRQGKCKKDRYSLLSELNLQVLREYWKEYKLPFHIKKVIWNIISCRTSKLGGHMDECEECGHIKISYNSCRDRHCPKCQTLKKEKWIEDRKNDLLPVPYFHVVFTIPEELNFLVLTNQKEMYSILFKSVSETLLELSKDAKYLGAEIGFTTILHTWGQNLMNHPHIHCIVTGGGISFDGVRWINSKEDFFIPVKVLSAKFRGKFLYYLKKEYYSNTKLKFTVGIEDLKYKDVFHCFLDKLYKKEWVVYCKAPFKSSEHVFEYLGRYTHRVAISNNRILALENGLVSFKWRDYRDNNKEKVMTVTAEEFIRRFLMHVLPPKFVKIRHYGILSNRNRRTKLKKCKMILKAPVSESKAKLNLTTAEFILKVAGIDINKCPCCSGKMVTMRKIEPRISGPPDKNSKTA
- a CDS encoding S8 family peptidase, which produces MDGKVHLIPFQVIKQLKKVNEVPKGVEMIQAPKIWDQTKGKGITVAVLDTGCDTTHPDLKERIVGGRNFTNDDGGNIDVYEDYNGHGTHVAGTIAAIENNTGIVGVAPEANLLIIKVLDEDGSGQYEWIINGINYAIEQKADIISMSLGGPEDVPELHEAIQKAVNNNILVVCAAGNAGDGDESTNEFDYPGCYNEVISVGAIDLQRRSSDFSNSNNEIDLVAPGEEILSTYLNGTYARLSGTSMAAPHVSGALALIKMLVNTSFERNLTEAELYAQLIKRTLPLGSSPKLEGNGLVYLTVMDLLSENSINNLSLN